In Methylococcus geothermalis, one genomic interval encodes:
- a CDS encoding DUF938 domain-containing protein — translation MNLDTPPLDPHPFSPSMAWAGFRNRDAILEVLRDIFPRKKCRVLEFASGSGMHVHYFAPHFAHLTFHPSDKDEEVLPHIEERTRQSGLRNVAKPRRLDLGLPHTWPDGEEFHAIYCIDVLQVAPVSIADGMMKCASKVLADDGLLFVYGPFLDYGRFTAASNEEFDRRLRSAGEAGWGLKDIAELDRAAGRNGMRLDDEIDMPSNDFALIYRRA, via the coding sequence ATGAACTTGGACACACCACCGCTCGATCCGCATCCGTTCAGCCCATCTATGGCCTGGGCCGGATTCCGGAACCGCGATGCCATCCTCGAAGTTCTCCGGGACATCTTTCCCAGGAAAAAGTGCCGGGTGCTGGAATTCGCGTCGGGCAGCGGGATGCACGTACACTACTTTGCGCCGCATTTCGCCCATCTCACCTTCCATCCCTCCGATAAGGACGAAGAAGTGCTGCCCCACATCGAGGAGCGGACCAGGCAAAGCGGGCTCCGCAACGTCGCCAAGCCGCGACGGCTGGATCTGGGGCTACCGCACACCTGGCCGGACGGTGAAGAGTTCCACGCCATTTACTGTATCGACGTCCTTCAGGTCGCTCCGGTATCCATTGCCGACGGGATGATGAAATGCGCTTCCAAGGTCCTGGCGGACGATGGCCTCCTGTTCGTCTATGGTCCGTTCCTGGATTACGGTCGGTTCACGGCCGCTTCCAACGAGGAATTCGACCGTAGACTGCGTTCGGCCGGAGAAGCCGGGTGGGGGTTGAAGGACATCGCCGAGTTGGACCGCGCCGCCGGTAGGAACGGCATGAGACTGGACGACGAAATCGATATGCCTTCAAACGATTTTGCCTTGATCTATCGCCGCGCCTGA
- a CDS encoding beta-class carbonic anhydrase, which yields MSQILSEVLAANQGYASTFDKGDLPMPPGRRFAILTCMDARLDPAKYAGLSEGDAHVIRNAGGRASDDAIRSLVISYKLLGTREWFVIHHTDCGMETFTNDVMVDLLSSSLKTASIDAGGWHDCCQGPGSTEGKYINWLTIENQEQSVLEDVTRIRRHPLVPADIPIYGYIYDVRTGRLVEVPEATAAGMAG from the coding sequence ATGTCGCAGATTCTCAGCGAAGTACTGGCAGCCAATCAAGGCTATGCATCCACTTTCGACAAGGGCGATTTGCCCATGCCGCCCGGCAGACGTTTCGCGATTCTCACCTGCATGGACGCCCGCCTCGATCCGGCCAAGTACGCCGGTCTCAGCGAAGGCGACGCCCATGTCATCCGCAATGCCGGGGGACGCGCCAGCGACGACGCCATTCGCTCGCTGGTGATTTCCTACAAATTGCTGGGCACCCGCGAATGGTTCGTGATCCACCACACCGACTGCGGCATGGAAACCTTCACCAACGACGTCATGGTCGACCTCCTTTCCAGCAGCCTGAAAACGGCGTCGATCGATGCCGGCGGCTGGCACGACTGCTGTCAAGGTCCCGGCAGCACCGAGGGCAAGTACATCAACTGGCTGACCATCGAGAACCAGGAACAAAGCGTGCTGGAGGACGTCACCCGCATTCGCCGCCATCCCCTCGTGCCCGCCGACATCCCGATCTACGGCTATATCTACGACGTCCGTACCGGTAGGCTGGTGGAGGTGCCGGAAGCGACCGCGGCCGGAATGGCCGGATAG
- a CDS encoding cupin domain-containing protein, giving the protein MPRKPRSMPFFLMLGLPVFGAGSAPAAAGQDPAAAAPRQMLLQKTVTLPANTVETRLIRVRFPPGYKTPLHTHEGPGPRYVLQGRLRVEDAGERHDYGAGDVFWETGSAMTVENIGGSDAELVIFELAAAK; this is encoded by the coding sequence ATGCCAAGAAAGCCCCGTTCCATGCCCTTCTTCCTCATGCTGGGCCTGCCGGTTTTCGGCGCCGGCTCCGCTCCGGCCGCTGCCGGGCAGGATCCTGCAGCAGCGGCGCCGCGGCAAATGCTGTTGCAAAAAACGGTGACGCTGCCCGCCAATACGGTCGAAACCCGGCTCATCCGGGTGCGGTTTCCTCCCGGCTACAAGACGCCTCTCCATACCCACGAAGGCCCCGGCCCGCGTTACGTCCTCCAGGGCAGACTGCGGGTGGAGGATGCGGGCGAACGCCATGACTACGGCGCCGGTGACGTGTTCTGGGAAACCGGTAGCGCGATGACCGTCGAAAACATCGGCGGCAGCGATGCCGAACTGGTGATATTCGAACTCGCCGCGGCCAAATGA
- a CDS encoding AAA family ATPase yields MTSSYTSHTESESRSIAALREIVESARPLSYIRSSEEQRVERLLKDAAQRFFSAKVPVWTWSLTEGLRRDDGTADASATDPRAALDFIAAHQGPALFHLKDFHEPLRERADIRRRLRDLYGACFDQGKFVIISSPVRYIPEELGRSMMYIELTLPDLAELIDFLRDEVAAVKALGGSVDTDDATLTQIARALQGLTLDESRHAIRRALAAGGGLGSDSLPALYEEKRLLVNRTGMIQYVADGTKIDNVGGLEIMKKWLTERRELFQLRDSISAEIVPKGVLIMGVSGCGKSLSVKAISSTFGLPLYRIDMTEIFSGRHGSAEGAFVAACRMLEQIAPAVVWFDEIEMGVNSTESSGEQGRIFAFFLTWMQEKTSGLFVAATANRIDLLPAEMTRKGRFDEIFFVDLPLDDERVEIFRIHLERRGIDTSPFDLTRLVKITKGWVGAEVEQCVVSALTSAHLENRDVTVEDLLRAAGKIVPLSKTMKEQVDHIRSWAYNRAVRASPAEFAH; encoded by the coding sequence ATGACATCCTCCTACACCTCCCACACCGAATCCGAAAGCCGTTCCATCGCCGCGTTGCGCGAGATCGTCGAATCCGCGCGGCCGCTGAGCTACATCCGCTCGTCCGAAGAACAGCGCGTCGAGAGATTGCTGAAAGACGCCGCACAGCGCTTTTTCAGCGCCAAGGTGCCGGTCTGGACCTGGAGCCTGACCGAAGGACTGCGCCGCGACGATGGCACGGCCGACGCTTCCGCCACCGATCCCCGCGCCGCGCTCGATTTCATCGCCGCGCACCAGGGGCCGGCGCTGTTCCACCTCAAGGACTTCCACGAGCCCCTGCGCGAGCGGGCCGACATCCGCCGCCGCCTGCGCGACCTGTACGGCGCCTGCTTCGACCAGGGCAAGTTCGTCATCATCTCCTCACCGGTCCGATATATTCCCGAGGAACTCGGCCGGAGCATGATGTACATCGAACTGACGCTGCCGGATCTGGCCGAACTGATCGACTTCCTCCGGGACGAAGTCGCCGCCGTCAAGGCGCTGGGCGGCAGCGTCGACACCGACGATGCGACTCTGACCCAGATCGCACGGGCCTTGCAGGGCCTGACCCTGGACGAGTCGCGCCACGCCATCCGCCGCGCCCTCGCCGCGGGCGGCGGCCTGGGATCGGATTCACTGCCCGCGCTGTACGAGGAAAAGCGCCTCCTGGTGAACCGCACCGGCATGATCCAGTACGTCGCCGACGGCACCAAGATCGACAACGTCGGCGGCCTGGAAATCATGAAGAAATGGCTCACGGAACGGCGCGAACTGTTCCAGCTCCGCGACAGCATCAGCGCCGAAATCGTGCCCAAGGGCGTGCTCATCATGGGGGTCTCCGGTTGCGGCAAGAGCCTTTCGGTCAAGGCCATCTCCTCCACCTTCGGCCTGCCGCTTTACCGCATCGACATGACCGAAATCTTCTCCGGCCGCCACGGCAGCGCCGAAGGCGCCTTCGTCGCCGCCTGCCGCATGCTGGAGCAGATCGCGCCGGCCGTGGTGTGGTTCGACGAAATCGAGATGGGCGTCAATTCGACCGAGTCCTCCGGCGAACAGGGACGCATCTTCGCCTTCTTCCTGACCTGGATGCAGGAAAAGACCAGCGGCCTGTTCGTAGCCGCCACCGCCAACCGCATCGACCTCCTGCCGGCTGAAATGACGCGAAAAGGGCGTTTCGACGAAATCTTCTTCGTCGACCTGCCGCTGGACGACGAGCGGGTCGAGATTTTCCGCATCCATTTGGAGCGCCGTGGCATCGACACCAGCCCGTTCGACCTCACCCGCCTCGTCAAGATCACCAAGGGCTGGGTCGGCGCCGAGGTGGAGCAGTGCGTGGTGTCGGCCCTGACCTCGGCCCACCTGGAAAACCGCGACGTGACGGTGGAAGATCTGCTTAGGGCCGCCGGCAAGATCGTACCGCTGTCCAAGACCATGAAAGAGCAGGTCGACCATATCCGCAGCTGGGCCTACAACCGCGCCGTGCGCGCCTCGCCCGCGGAGTTTGCGCACTGA
- the rlmD gene encoding 23S rRNA (uracil(1939)-C(5))-methyltransferase RlmD: MGHRGKRKSLPVEPIAAHIESFAHDGKGIAHVDGRVVFVDGALPGEDVTFVYTEIKRDYAAGRVEEVVTASPDRVPARCQHFALCGGCSLQYLSEEAQVALKEDLLLEQFRRIGKVEPEGLFPPLQGPHWGYRSRARLGARYVAKKGRELVGFRERSSALIVDMKACPVLHPALGERIEAFAELIQGLSVRQRLPQIEAAVGEARTALVFRVLDDPTPEDLARLAQFGREHGLDVYIQRHGRDSVAPVYPESAHDLSYSLPDWDVTFRFGPLDFTQVNMAINRQMIDRVMQVLDPQPKERVLDLFCGLGNFTLPLARRAAHVTGVEGGEEAVARAIRNAADNGIGNVEFHVADLSKPERCGPWAEREYDKVLLDPSRAGAQEILQCVPKWKAGRIVYVSCNPSTLARDAGILVHEHGYRLLQAGVMDMFPHTAHVESIALFER, encoded by the coding sequence ATGGGTCATCGAGGCAAAAGAAAGTCGCTGCCGGTCGAGCCGATCGCAGCGCACATCGAGTCCTTCGCCCACGACGGCAAGGGGATCGCCCACGTCGACGGGCGAGTGGTGTTCGTCGACGGCGCCTTGCCGGGCGAGGATGTCACCTTCGTCTACACCGAAATCAAGCGCGACTACGCCGCCGGGCGGGTGGAGGAGGTCGTGACGGCCTCGCCCGACCGCGTGCCGGCGCGATGCCAGCATTTCGCCCTTTGCGGCGGCTGCAGCCTGCAATATCTATCCGAGGAGGCGCAGGTCGCCCTGAAGGAGGATCTGCTGCTGGAGCAGTTTCGCCGCATCGGCAAGGTCGAGCCGGAGGGCTTGTTCCCGCCGCTGCAGGGGCCGCACTGGGGCTATCGCAGCCGGGCGCGCTTGGGCGCGCGCTATGTCGCGAAGAAAGGCAGGGAATTGGTGGGTTTTCGCGAGCGGTCCAGCGCCTTGATCGTCGACATGAAAGCTTGTCCCGTGCTGCATCCTGCCCTGGGCGAGCGCATCGAGGCTTTCGCCGAACTGATCCAGGGCCTTTCCGTGCGCCAGCGGCTGCCCCAGATCGAGGCCGCCGTCGGCGAGGCGCGCACGGCGCTGGTGTTTCGGGTGCTGGATGATCCAACCCCCGAAGACCTCGCGAGGCTCGCCCAGTTCGGCAGGGAGCATGGCCTGGATGTCTACATCCAGCGCCACGGGCGCGACTCGGTTGCGCCGGTCTATCCGGAGTCCGCGCACGACTTGAGCTACAGCCTGCCGGACTGGGACGTGACCTTCCGCTTCGGTCCCCTGGACTTCACCCAGGTCAACATGGCGATCAACCGCCAGATGATCGACCGGGTCATGCAGGTGCTCGATCCGCAGCCGAAGGAACGCGTGTTGGACCTGTTCTGCGGCCTGGGGAATTTCACCCTGCCGCTGGCGCGCCGCGCCGCGCATGTCACCGGGGTGGAGGGAGGCGAGGAGGCGGTGGCGCGTGCGATCCGCAACGCCGCGGATAATGGCATCGGCAACGTCGAATTCCACGTCGCCGACCTGTCCAAGCCGGAGCGCTGCGGCCCCTGGGCCGAGCGGGAGTACGACAAGGTGCTGCTCGATCCGTCCCGCGCCGGCGCCCAGGAAATTTTGCAGTGCGTGCCAAAGTGGAAAGCCGGGCGCATCGTCTACGTGTCCTGCAATCCTTCCACCCTCGCGAGGGATGCTGGCATTCTGGTCCACGAACACGGCTACCGTCTGCTTCAGGCCGGAGTGATGGACATGTTCCCGCACACCGCCCACGTCGAATCCATCGCTCTGTTCGAGCGCTGA
- the cysM gene encoding cysteine synthase CysM, giving the protein MFPTIESFVGNTPLVRLQRLPGDTGNVILAKLEGNNPAGSVKDRPALSMIRCAEARGDIKPGDRLIEATSGNTGIALAMAAAIKGYRMTLIMPDNMSAERRATMKAFGAEIILTPAAGSMEAAIDLARAMEARGEGKILDQFANPDNPRAHYEGTGPEIWRDTQGRVTHFVSSMGTTGTIMGTARYLKERHPAIQIVGVQPKDEAKIPGIRRWPQEYLPKIYDASLVDRILDVTQEEAESTTRELAAQEGIFAGISSGGAVAAALRLSREVENAVIAVIICDRGDRYLSTGVFPE; this is encoded by the coding sequence ATGTTTCCCACCATCGAATCCTTCGTCGGCAATACGCCGCTGGTGCGTCTGCAGCGGCTGCCCGGCGACACCGGCAACGTCATCCTGGCCAAGCTGGAAGGCAACAACCCCGCGGGGTCCGTCAAGGACCGGCCGGCCCTCAGCATGATCCGCTGTGCCGAGGCGCGCGGCGACATCAAGCCGGGCGACCGGCTGATCGAGGCGACCAGCGGCAATACCGGCATCGCCCTGGCCATGGCCGCTGCCATCAAGGGCTACCGCATGACCCTGATCATGCCCGACAACATGAGCGCCGAACGCAGGGCGACGATGAAGGCCTTCGGGGCCGAGATCATCCTGACGCCGGCGGCGGGCAGCATGGAGGCGGCCATCGATCTGGCACGGGCGATGGAGGCGCGGGGGGAGGGCAAGATCCTCGACCAGTTCGCCAACCCGGACAATCCGCGCGCTCATTACGAAGGCACGGGGCCGGAAATCTGGCGCGACACCCAGGGGCGGGTCACACATTTCGTCAGTTCCATGGGTACCACCGGCACCATCATGGGCACGGCGCGCTACCTCAAGGAGCGGCATCCGGCGATCCAGATCGTCGGCGTCCAGCCCAAGGACGAGGCCAAGATCCCCGGTATCCGGCGCTGGCCGCAGGAATACTTGCCGAAGATCTACGACGCCTCGCTGGTGGATCGCATCCTCGACGTGACCCAGGAAGAGGCCGAATCCACTACCCGCGAACTGGCGGCGCAGGAAGGCATCTTCGCCGGCATTTCCTCCGGCGGCGCGGTGGCGGCCGCCCTGCGCTTGTCGCGGGAAGTCGAGAACGCGGTGATTGCCGTCATCATCTGCGACCGCGGCGACCGCTATCTCTCCACCGGCGTCTTTCCTGAATAA
- a CDS encoding cation diffusion facilitator family transporter, with protein sequence MIWALIVTAGFVVFEALAGWKANSLALLTDAAHNLSDVLALGLSWYAMRLTTQPAHAAKTFGYHRAGILAALANSAGLVVVALYVLYDAYGRLQSPAPVQADILIGVGGAALLVNAFTAWLVHHGSHDDLNMRSAFLHLLGDVVSTLGAIAAGVAIRYTGLYWLDPAVSILIALLILWNAKGLLAEVMDILLESTPRDVDMGSMVRDLMQVEGVHGVHHLHVWSISRQLRMLSAHIVTDDIRLSEGEALQKRVTRLLGKRYGIAHTTLQLESESCQPDLLYCDIAKPNHRYHEE encoded by the coding sequence TTGATCTGGGCTTTGATCGTCACCGCGGGCTTCGTCGTTTTCGAAGCCCTGGCGGGGTGGAAGGCGAACAGCCTTGCCCTGCTGACCGATGCCGCGCACAACCTGAGCGACGTGCTGGCGCTGGGACTGAGCTGGTACGCGATGCGGCTGACCACGCAGCCGGCGCATGCCGCCAAGACTTTCGGCTACCACCGCGCCGGCATCCTTGCCGCCCTGGCCAATTCCGCCGGACTTGTGGTCGTTGCCTTGTACGTTCTCTATGACGCCTATGGCCGGCTGCAGAGCCCGGCCCCGGTTCAGGCCGACATCCTGATCGGGGTGGGCGGGGCGGCGCTGCTGGTCAATGCCTTCACCGCCTGGCTGGTCCATCACGGCAGCCACGACGACCTGAACATGCGCAGCGCCTTCCTGCACCTGTTGGGCGATGTGGTTTCAACCCTCGGCGCCATCGCCGCGGGCGTGGCGATCCGCTACACCGGCCTGTACTGGCTCGATCCGGCGGTCAGTATCCTGATCGCCCTGCTCATCCTTTGGAACGCCAAAGGGCTGCTGGCCGAGGTCATGGACATTCTGCTGGAGAGCACGCCGCGCGACGTGGACATGGGATCGATGGTGCGGGACCTGATGCAGGTGGAAGGCGTGCACGGCGTGCACCATCTGCACGTCTGGAGCATCTCGCGGCAGTTGCGCATGCTATCGGCCCATATCGTGACGGACGACATCCGGCTGAGCGAAGGCGAGGCGCTGCAGAAGCGGGTGACCCGCCTGCTCGGCAAACGCTACGGCATCGCGCACACCACGCTGCAACTGGAGTCCGAGAGCTGCCAGCCGGATCTCCTGTATTGCGACATCGCCAAGCCGAATCACCGCTATCACGAAGAATGA
- a CDS encoding FMN-binding protein, whose amino-acid sequence MHSQSRISRIDQGKKKIAFFAGLLMGALLVGVVPGASATVYHSQEEAFELAFGVGVPVTAEPVFLTDEQMAAVEREARVKLDSGLFTFYTAERDGKSLGFAAIESHTVRTQPESLLIVLSPGGEVVRVEVLAFHEPPEYQPAARWFEQMKGRSIEQLIPGNGIDAVSGATLSSVAALASVRKVKAIFRQAHPAGGE is encoded by the coding sequence TTGCATAGCCAGTCCCGTATCTCCAGGATCGATCAGGGGAAAAAGAAGATCGCGTTTTTCGCCGGCCTGTTGATGGGCGCCTTGCTGGTCGGAGTCGTTCCCGGTGCCAGTGCAACGGTCTATCACAGTCAGGAGGAAGCTTTCGAACTGGCATTCGGCGTGGGTGTGCCCGTGACGGCGGAGCCGGTGTTTCTGACCGACGAACAGATGGCGGCGGTGGAGCGGGAAGCGCGGGTGAAGCTCGATTCGGGCCTTTTCACCTTTTATACCGCCGAGCGGGATGGCAAGTCCTTGGGATTCGCGGCCATCGAATCCCACACCGTGCGTACCCAGCCGGAAAGCCTGTTAATTGTGCTGTCCCCCGGCGGCGAGGTCGTTCGTGTGGAGGTGCTGGCATTCCACGAACCGCCGGAGTATCAGCCGGCGGCGCGGTGGTTCGAACAGATGAAGGGACGGTCGATCGAACAGCTGATACCGGGCAATGGCATCGACGCGGTCTCCGGGGCCACGCTGAGTTCGGTGGCGGCGCTGGCCAGCGTCAGGAAAGTCAAGGCAATTTTCAGGCAGGCGCATCCCGCCGGAGGTGAATGA
- a CDS encoding cytochrome-c peroxidase — MKYRRTLAAGIFGLIASHPALSDDLALPGGKRLSLKAQLGQKLFFDANLSTPPGQSCSSCHDPNSAFTDPNKNQPTSNGVLATLKGNRNAPTVTYAAYTPPFHYDTTLRLFVGGQFLDGRASTLKDQAKGPFLNPVEMANPDKQTVVTKVREAEYAWMFDEVFGPGSLDHTRKAYDRIAAAIAAFERSPVFARFDSKYDYYLKGKVRLTPQEMRGLVVFESEKKGHCAACHPSRPSANGTPPLFTDHTYDNLGVPKNPDNPFYALPSKLNPDGPAFVDQGLGKQVGKFWENGKLKVPTLRNIALTAPYMHNGYFSTLRSVVDFYNTRDVRPTCWNELVTEAEAERLGCWPAPEVSQNVNRDELGDLGLSDREVDDLVAFLKTLTDGYQPE, encoded by the coding sequence ATGAAATACCGTCGCACCTTGGCAGCAGGCATCTTCGGCTTGATCGCCTCCCACCCCGCTTTATCGGACGATCTCGCGCTGCCAGGCGGAAAGCGTCTTTCCCTTAAGGCGCAACTCGGACAGAAGCTGTTCTTCGACGCCAACCTGTCCACGCCGCCCGGTCAGTCGTGCAGCAGTTGCCACGATCCGAACTCGGCATTTACCGACCCGAACAAGAATCAACCGACCTCCAATGGCGTGCTGGCGACGCTGAAGGGCAACCGCAATGCGCCGACCGTGACCTACGCCGCCTACACCCCGCCATTCCATTACGACACCACCCTGCGCCTCTTCGTGGGAGGACAGTTCCTGGACGGACGCGCGTCGACGCTCAAGGACCAGGCCAAAGGGCCATTCCTCAATCCAGTGGAAATGGCCAATCCCGACAAACAGACCGTCGTGACCAAGGTCAGGGAAGCGGAATATGCATGGATGTTCGATGAAGTCTTTGGTCCCGGCTCGCTCGACCATACCCGCAAGGCCTACGACCGGATCGCTGCTGCGATCGCGGCCTTCGAGCGATCCCCGGTATTCGCCCGGTTCGATTCCAAGTACGATTACTACCTGAAGGGGAAAGTCAGGCTCACGCCGCAGGAAATGCGGGGGCTGGTGGTCTTCGAGTCCGAAAAAAAAGGCCATTGCGCGGCCTGTCATCCGAGCAGGCCGAGCGCGAACGGCACCCCGCCATTGTTCACGGATCACACCTACGACAACCTCGGCGTGCCCAAGAACCCGGACAATCCGTTCTATGCCCTTCCGTCGAAGCTGAATCCCGATGGCCCTGCCTTCGTCGACCAGGGACTCGGTAAACAAGTGGGCAAGTTCTGGGAAAACGGAAAACTAAAAGTGCCGACGCTTCGCAACATTGCGCTCACGGCGCCCTACATGCACAACGGCTATTTCAGCACCCTGCGCTCCGTGGTGGATTTCTACAATACCCGGGACGTTCGCCCCACCTGCTGGAATGAACTCGTGACCGAAGCCGAAGCCGAGCGACTGGGTTGCTGGCCGGCGCCCGAGGTCAGCCAGAACGTCAATCGCGACGAACTCGGCGATCTGGGCCTGAGCGACAGGGAAGTCGACGACCTGGTCGCTTTCCTCAAGACCCTGACCGACGGCTACCAGCCGGAATGA
- the cax gene encoding calcium/proton exchanger produces the protein MRLNWLLIFVPIALGLDWREADPIVVFLASALAIVPLAGLMGDATEALASYLGPTYGGLLSATLGNAPEIIVGLFALHQGLVDVVKASLTGSIIGNLLLGLGLSLFAGGVKWGEQEFDSRTARRNAGSLMLAAIAMIIPAVFHFSARSDEEISVHIAAVLFFVYCGSIILTLRSQKAVFGVAAAAEELEEKGKAEPEPLGGELGWSRNRALTVLAVVTIALGIMSEIMTDAIQPAADAMGLTPLFAGVFLLAMVGNAAETFNSIRFARSNHVELALGITVGASTQVALLVAPVLVFFSMLIGQDMDLLFSPFEIVAVMLAVVVTRDLVRDGQSSWFDGLLLMGVYCILAIGFFYIPAAQPA, from the coding sequence TGGAGGGAGGCCGACCCCATCGTGGTTTTCCTGGCTTCGGCCTTGGCGATCGTGCCCCTCGCGGGCCTGATGGGCGATGCCACCGAAGCGCTCGCGAGCTACCTGGGACCGACTTATGGTGGCTTGCTCAGCGCCACCCTCGGCAATGCCCCAGAAATCATCGTGGGGCTGTTCGCGCTTCACCAGGGGCTGGTGGATGTCGTGAAGGCCTCGCTTACCGGTTCCATCATCGGAAATTTGTTGCTGGGCCTGGGACTGTCCCTGTTTGCCGGCGGCGTAAAATGGGGCGAGCAGGAATTCGACTCCAGGACCGCTCGCCGCAACGCCGGTTCGCTAATGCTGGCGGCGATAGCGATGATCATCCCCGCCGTCTTTCATTTCAGTGCGCGTTCGGACGAGGAAATCAGCGTCCACATCGCGGCAGTGCTCTTTTTCGTGTACTGCGGCAGCATCATTCTGACCCTGCGAAGCCAGAAGGCGGTTTTCGGCGTCGCGGCGGCCGCGGAGGAGCTCGAAGAGAAAGGCAAGGCCGAGCCGGAGCCGTTGGGCGGCGAGCTAGGATGGAGCAGGAACCGTGCGCTTACGGTCCTCGCCGTGGTGACCATCGCCCTGGGCATCATGAGCGAAATCATGACGGACGCGATCCAGCCGGCGGCTGATGCGATGGGGCTGACCCCGCTGTTCGCCGGCGTCTTCCTGCTGGCGATGGTGGGTAACGCCGCCGAAACCTTCAACTCGATCCGGTTCGCCCGCTCCAACCATGTGGAACTGGCTTTGGGTATCACCGTCGGGGCCAGCACCCAGGTTGCTCTGCTGGTCGCCCCCGTTCTGGTGTTCTTCAGCATGCTCATCGGACAGGACATGGACCTCCTGTTCTCCCCGTTCGAGATCGTCGCCGTCATGCTCGCGGTCGTGGTCACACGCGACCTGGTCCGCGACGGCCAGTCGAGCTGGTTCGACGGGCTATTGCTGATGGGCGTTTACTGCATACTGGCCATCGGCTTCTTCTACATCCCTGCGGCGCAACCCGCCTGA